Proteins from a genomic interval of Trichoderma breve strain T069 chromosome 2, whole genome shotgun sequence:
- a CDS encoding glycosyl hydrolases family 43 domain-containing protein, producing the protein MQSRSVQVLLATLWSSSCLAAVSKTPDFATSEAGNPFVDGWYADPDTQFYNGEYWVYPTASRPYDEQTYLDAFSSPDLVHWTKHSTILTADDFTWAHRAVWAPAPVYRNGTYYLYFGANDIQSDSELGGIGVGVAEKPEGPYRDPLGHPLIGAYHNGAQPIDQDVFIDDDGQAYIYYGGHSHANVAKLNDDMISLGTFDDGTTFKEITPENYVEGPQMLKRNGVYYLFWSEGGWGGPDYAVSYGMSSSPLGPFDRIAKILQQDEAVATGSGHNAVIQVPNTDIYYMLYHRHPLGSTDGNDRHLAYDRLYFNEDGTIEPVKMLVHDNFEDGNMIGWETHGGDWDAKTNVLRGNASSGGLALLNTNFSDFIYETDVKISKGNSNCVGYAGLFFRVSGPSSDDDSYKGYYAVISTTGSLVLGRTDATGVIVLGREEVGIEPAEQHRLRVTADGSSIHVELKGERHIVISVKDDVYKSGMDGVRVFGIEAEFDNVNITRISSS; encoded by the coding sequence ATGCAGTCTCGATCGGTTCAAGTACTACTAGCGACCCTTTGGTCTTCCTCTTGCCTGGCTGCTGTCTCCAAGACGCCCGACTTTGCCACGTCTGAAGCGGGAAATCCGTTTGTCGATGGTTGGTATGCTGATCCAGACACTCAGTTCTACAATGGCGAGTACTGGGTGTATCCGACGGCGTCACGGCCGTACGATGAACAGACGTATCTCGACGCCTTCTCATCTCCAGACTTGGTTCACTGGACCAAGCACTCGACGATTCTGACTGCTGACGATTTCACCTGGGCACATCGCGCTGTTTGGGCCCCGGCGCCAGTCTATCGCAACGGCACGTATTACCTCTATTTCGGTGCCAATGATATCCAGTCAGACTCGGAACTAGGCGGCATCGGCGTGGGCGTGGCAGAGAAGCCAGAGGGCCCGTATCGAGATCCCCTTGGACATCCACTCATTGGCGCATATCATAACGGTGCACAGCCAATCGATCAAGACGTCTTTATTGACGACGATGGGCAAGCTTACATCTATTACGGCGGACACTCTCACGCCAACGTCGCCAAACTGAATGACGACATGATTAGCCTGGGTACCTTTGACGACGGTACCACCTTCAAGGAAATTACTCCAGAGAACTACGTTGAGGGGCCGCAGATGCTCAAGCGTAATGGCGTTTACTACCTCTTCTGGAGCGAGGGTGGCTGGGGAGGGCCTGACTACGCAGTTTCATACGGCATGAGCAGCTCACCACTCGGGCCATTTGACCGTATCGCAAAGATATTGcaacaagatgaagccgtGGCAACAGGCTCCGGCCACAACGCCGTAATTCAAGTCCCTAATACGGACATCTATTACATGTTGTACCATCGGCATCCATTGGGGTCAACTGACGGAAACGACCGACACTTGGCATATGACCGGCTCTACTTCAATGAGGATGGCACTATTGAACCAGTCAAGATGCTGGTCCATGACAACTTTGAGGACGGCAATATGATCGGTTGGGAAACCCATGGAGGTGACTGGGACGCTAAAACAAATGTTCTACGAGGAAATGCTTCATCAGGTGGCCTGGCCttgctcaacaccaactttTCCGACTTTATATATGAGACCGACGTGAAAATCTCCAAGGGCAACAGCAATTGCGTGGGCTATGCAGGTCTTTTCTTCCGAGTTTCGGGCCCGTCTAGTGACGATGACTCCTACAAAGGTTACTATGCAGTCATCAGCACCACTGGCTCCCTGGTCCTCGGCCGAACAGATGCCACCGGCGTTATAGTTCTTGGAAGGGAAGAGGTTGGTATCGAGCCGGCAGAGCAACATCGACTCAGGGTGACGGCAGATGGCAGTTCAATACATGTGGAGCTCAAAGGCGAGCGGCACATTGTCATCAGCGTAAAAGATGATGTGTATAAGAGCGGAATGGATGGCGTGAGGGTATTTGGGATAGAGGCAGAGTTTGATAACGTCAACATTACTCGCATCTCTTCAAGCTAG